The DNA window CGTAGCCGTGCAGCCAGACGATGCCGTCGCCGGTATCGCCGCGAAAACGGTCGATGAAGAAGCCGCTCTGGCCAAACAGCATCGTCGCCAGGCCGCGTACCCGCTCGAACGTGTAGTCGACATTGCCGGTGGCGGCGAGAAACTGGTGTTCGCGCACCTGGATCTCCTCGCCGCGCCTGAGATGGATCGGCACGATGTGGCCGGGCCCGTCACGGCTGAAGGCGATGATGCCCGCCCCCGACGCCTCGGTGACGAAGATCTGCATACCGGCCATCATGCGCTTCAGCGCGCCTTTGAGCGATTTCAGGCCGATGGTGATGGTGGAATTTTTCCAGAGCAGGATGTGGTGCTCGAAATAGACCGGCGTCCGTGTCACGTCGACCGAAAGCACGGGCACCAGTTCGCCCGCAATGTGATAGGTGACGCCACC is part of the Mesorhizobium loti genome and encodes:
- a CDS encoding AIM24 family protein, with the translated sequence MPSLPELMPTQVSDETFGGVTYHIAGELVPVLSVDVTRTPVYFEHHILLWKNSTITIGLKSLKGALKRMMAGMQIFVTEASGAGIIAFSRDGPGHIVPIHLRRGEEIQVREHQFLAATGNVDYTFERVRGLATMLFGQSGFFIDRFRGDTGDGIVWLHGYGNVFEKTLAAGETIDIEPGGWLFKDASVRMETKIDRLSSGFFGANMNFIVNRFTGPGRVGIQSMYLHMPTEE